Genomic segment of Dasypus novemcinctus isolate mDasNov1 chromosome 4, mDasNov1.1.hap2, whole genome shotgun sequence:
GGGGCAGGATGGTGACCAGGGAACATGGAAGGGAAGGTCTGAGGGCCATTgccctctccctgctcttcccCCTTTGCACCTGAAGACGCATCCCCTAGAACCAACATGCTCGCATTGTGTGGTGTGTGTTGCATGTGCGTGATGGATGCAACTCTGAGGCTTTACACGAACTCAAGGGATTGAAAGTTGTGCGGTCAGTAGGCTCCAGGGAGGGGGTTGTGACATGGTACAGTGCCACTGGGCATCTGTGTGTGCGCAGCTGACTGTAGTTTGCAGGCAACTGTGTAAGAGCATGTCACCCAGCCTGTTAGGGGAAACTGGTGTTTGTGTCTGCACTTGACTACACTCAGGACTGTGACTTGTGGCTGGCAGTAGTATGTGCAGTTGGGTGAGTAAGGAGAATGCACTGTTGGGTGTGTTTGCCCTCTGTGTATGCATATGTCTCAGGAAGTCTGAACATATGAAAGGAGGACTGTAAGAGTGAGCCTCTGCCTAAGGCAAGCCAAATATGTGTAAGAAAAGATTCGCTTTATATGAATGTCTAAGGAAAACTAATCCGTTTGTACCATATGCGTCCGTGTGTCTAAGAGAGACAGACCGGGGCTGTGGATGGAGCTGTGTGTGTTTGCGGGCTTCTGTGGCTTTGTGTGTTTTTGTCAACCATATGTGTTGACTTGTCGCTCTTTGGCCCTGGTGGTAGGGAATGCGCCTGGCCACTGAGAACTGGGTGCTGCTTGTGAATCTGTGTGTTTGTGCACACAGGCGCGAGCCACACAGCTGCTGCCACGTGGCTGTTCTCCGCTGCCCTCTGGAAACCTGTGGGGACCTGAAGAGCTATTGCTGCATGTCTGAGCATTGAATCCTCAATCCTAGAAAGACCCCGGCCTGGAACCAACTTCCCCACTGACTTGGTGTGGGGCTGGGCGGAGCTGTTGGGGGTCCCTTGCTCTGTGTCTGGGGGGCGGCCAACTTCCTCTCCCTCCACCGGCCACATGGTGAGGCAGAGGCGCATGGGGATGCGCTAGGCAGCTGGGGGAGTCTGCAGATTGCCTACTCGTTCCCTTGTCCTTACCCCCTGTGCCTCGCATCCTGCGCCCAGCATGTGCGCACACACGCACATGCCACACACATAGCAAAGAGAAGGTGGGCTCTGCTGCCTTGGGTCCCTCCCCAGATCTgtggccccctccccccaccccctgccctgcccaggtAAGAAGGCTGAGGCCGCACCTCCCGGTCTGAGTAGGTCCTTGCCTTCCCTCTAGTGCTTGGGAAGGCTGATTGGTGCAGGCCCCCCTCCCCAGAGAAGCAGGGAAACCAAGAGcaagcccccctccccaccagggTGACCGGAGCCCTTCCTCAGGCACACATGACTCGAAATCTAAATCCTCTCCTCATTAATGGGAAAAATGTGCCGAGATTGAGCGATGGCCAAGGCTGAGCGATGGCCAAGGGCCgatcccctccctctctctccccagaAATTAAACAGAAACGAAGAGCCTGCCTCCCTCCCGCCCTCCTGCCTGCCcgcctcccctcccttctccctcctcggAGCCAGCGCAGGGCTTGTTTTAAACTGTAGAGGAATCTggctggaggggggaggggactgaatatttgggtttaaaCAGTTCCAGATGGGTTTGGCACAGGCTGAGcagaaggaagtgagggagagggaggcgGTGAGCGAGGCAGCGGTGGGAGCCCTTGCCTGCTCGGGCCCACAGGCGGGCAGACAAGCGGGCGGACTGGCTGGCTGGGgagcgggagggggcggggcgctTGGCGCGCGCCGATCCCCGGGTTGGGACTTCTCCGGGATGCTGGCTGGGGAAGAGGCCACTTGGCAACTTAAGcgccctctctgtctctgtctccccGGGCCTCCTCGCCTCTCCATCTCACTGCCTTTTGTAGTGCGCCGCCGGCCATCCCGGCTGTCTGGTCCCAGCCAGCCCGCTCTGCGCGTCCCTCCATCTCTGCGCCCGCCCACCCGAATCCGCCTGGGAAGACCCTGCTCAGCCCCGCCGCTTTACCCGCGGCTCCCCGGGCCCCTGTTTTCTGCCCAGCTCTGCTTCCCTCCCCATACCCCACCTCCCGCCCCCCTGCTGAATGCCTGTGCCTGTCTGTCTATCTGCCAGAGCGGCCTGACAGGCCCCCGACGAAGCTGGAGTAGCTCACCCTGCAGCCGGGGTCCTCCAGGGACCAGCTGCTgctgcaggaggaggaggaggaggaggaggaggagggagcctCGTTCCCAGCAGCTAATGGCTGATGCCAGCCCCCTCAGCCCAACGTGGGGGCAGGGGCCGCCGCGGCCTCTCCACCCGCTGTGGCCTCCACCTTCCTCTGCTCAGACCCAGAGACTCCAGAAAACCAGCGAAGGCTGCAAGCCACCCCCATGTGTCCCACCCCCCCTGCCCCCGGCCGGCCCTACTGGCTGCCGGCTGGCTACGAGAAAGGAGTCAGTGCCTCTTCCCTCCCTTGGCTGCTCTTAGGTCTGAGCTTGGAGTCAGCACTGATTTTCAGAGAGCAGAGTTGGCCAGGCCGAGCCCAGAAGCAGGTTAGGGGTGCTAGTTTATGGCAGAGCATTAGTGGGCTCTTCCTGTGGCCCAGAGTACTGTAAAAAGCTCATGGCCCTGTATGCATCTAACCCTGACTTGGTTATTCCctgaaggcttcctggaggaggagacaGCCCTGTTGGGACTTACAGAATCTGCAAGTTTGCCAGGCTCTCTCCACCCCCCATTACAGAGGGGCATCTGGCCATCAGAGGGTACCTCAAATTCAGGTCTATCGGACCCCAATTTGGAGTACACTTCAACCCCTCATCCAAGTCCTGGCAGTTTTGCCTTGGGTGCTCTAAGTATATTTACTTTATCTGAGCTTCGGTTTCCTCAGCAGTACTAGTGTGCTAACAATACCTTCCTCCAAGAATGCAAGAATTGAACTAGCTCTCTAGGAGCTGGTTCTGGGTCTTGGTGGCCCCCACACCACCCTCGAAGAATATTGCTGCCCCATCCCTCTTGGGTGGATGAGTGAGAGGTGAGGCAGAAGCTGGCCAAGGCAGTGTGTGGGACTGGGTCTTTGTGTTGGGAATGGAGTCGGGGAGGCCTGGGCTGCTGGGTCTGAAGCACGCAGCCCTTTGTTCCAGGATAAAGGCCGTGCCGGCCCCTTTGTGTGGAGATTAGCCCAGCCTGTAGGTGTGTGAACCGCCTGGCTCTGCCTCATTAACACAGGCCGGGGGTCAGGGGCAGACGCCACCCCCAGCCTGCCTGACCTGACGTCGCTGGGGCTAGGGCATCTCTGGAGGAGCCGGCTGTGGGGCTCCTCCAGGGCAGGGTGCTGGGGGCTTCAGGGCCTGGAGGGCACCTGGTGGGAATGGGCTCCTGTGACCTTGTTTTTCCTGGGTGCCTTCTTTTCCCTATGTTGTTTAGCCCCTGACCTTTTCCTACTCTTGTTCCCGCAGAGACCCTCATGGACACTAAATGGGTGACATCTGAGTTGGCATGGACGTCGCATCCAGAAAGTGGGGTAAGACTATCTCTCCTGCGTGTTGGTTGCCACTTGGGCCACCCCCCCTCTCCTGgcacccctcccctctcctggcaTCCCCCCTCTCCTGGCACCCCTCCCCTCTCCAGGCATCCCCCCTCTCCTGACATCCCCCCCTCTCCTGACATCCCCCCTCTCCTGGCACCCCTCTCTGCTCAGCCTCTGCCTGTGACTCTCACCCCCTGGCGCAGCCCCCATCCTCTTCACCTGCACCTTGCTTCTTGCCTGACGGCCCTTCTCTGTGGGTGCTTTTGCCCCTCACCCTTCTGCCTGCCTGTGCGCACCACTCTCCCCCACCACCGTCATCCCATTTCCCCTCTGCCCACCTCTCAGCCTGTCTTCCACTTGTCCCCATCCCTCTCCTGCCCGACAGCCTTCTGCATGTCTGTTCTGACCATCCAGGAAAGAGCCCAGGCTTGAGAATCGGGAATCCTTAGTCTCAGATCTCTAATTTGctgggtgaccttgagcaaggCATTGTACCTCTCTCGACCTCCATTTTTTGACCTTTAAATTCCTGTAGTCTAACATCTCTGAAGTGTTCTAATTACCATCCTGAATGGCCTTGGTGGCTCCACGCTAAGGAGCGCTGGGTAGCCTGGAATAGCAGTGCAGTCATCAGGCTTGACCTTGGCCAGGCCTTACCTTCTGTGAGCCTTGGTTTCATCTCTCAAATGGGAACAAAAAAATAGCACTTCTTTGTGGAGTGGTGAAGATTAAGTGTGATGGTAATAGCAATAGCCTGTATTTGTTGAAAGCTTGCTCTGTCTCAGGCTCTGTAATAAGCCCATTacgtatattttttaattcctcaCAGCCCTCTTTAATTCCAATCAGCCCCTtcttatagatgagaaaaatgagacaCAAAGATAATAAATACTGGAGCTAAAATACTCAAGTCATACCTACCACATGCTCAGCCATGTTCTAAGTGCCTTATTCATATAAAATTGTTTATTCCTTACACATCTCTATGTGTTTATCATTTTCATCTCCATGATACAGATGGGAAAGTGAGGCATAGGGAAGTTAAGTGACTTACCTATGGTCATGCAGCCaaacagagctgggatttgaacccatgtAGTCTGGCTCCACAGTCCCTGTGCTCAGCCGTGACACCGTGGAAGCATCTTTGCGGAGAAAATAAAGCAGGCCTGGGCACATGGGAAACTGTTGCAAATGTTGGCGCTCACTGTCTCTCCTGCATGTTCCATGTGCAGTGGGAGGAGGTGAGTGGCTACGACGAGGCCACGAATCCTATCCGCACGTACCAGGTGTGTAACGTGCTCAAGTCCAGCCAGAACAACTGGCTTCGCACGGGGTTCATCTGGCGGCGGGACGTGCAGCGCGTCTACGTGGAGCTCAAGTTCACCGTGCGTGACTGCAACAGCATCCCCAACATCCCCGGCTCCTGCAAGGAGACCTTTAACCTCTTCTACTACGAGGCTGACAGCGACGTGGCCTCGGCCTCCACCCCCTTCTGGATGGAGAACCCCTACGTGAAGGTGGACACCATCGCGCCCGATGAGAGCTTCTCGCGGCTCGACACCGGCCGCGTCAACACCAAGGTGCGCAGCTTCGGGCCGCTCTCCAAGGCCGGCTTCTACTTAGCCTTCCAGGACCAGGGCGCCTGCGTGTCGCTCATCTCCGTGCGTGCCTTCTACAAGAAGTGTGCCTCCACGACAGCAGGCTTCGCGCTCTTCCCCGAGACCCTGACCGGGGCCGAGCCCACCTCGCTGGTCATTGCCCCCGGCACCTGCATCCCTAACGCTGTGGAGGTGTCGGTGCCACTCAAGCTCTACTGCAATGGCGACGGGGAGTGGATGGTGCCCGTGGGCGCCTGCACCTGCGCCACCGGCCACGAGCCAGCCGCCAAGGAGAGCCAGTGCCGCCGTGAGTGGGGGCCGgcctggggggaggggacaggggaggggaCGGTCTGAGCCACTGCTCCCTACCCAATGCCTCCTGGCTGCGGTGGGGGGAGGAAATAGAAGAGTGATGTCAGGTGCACCGGATGTAAGAAGGAGCCaaggagagagatgagagagagaaaatgaggagaggcaggaggaaaaaaggggggggggggcgcaaaATTAAGGAGAGAGGATGAGAGACGTGGAATCCTTGGCAAGTGGGCCTCTTGAAGAGCCCAGTCAGGGGCTTGGGGGGCTGGTAGAGGTGCTCGCGTGGTCTCCCCTCAGCTGTACATTCTACCCTGAAAGTGCTGGAagggcccagagctgcagggaaGGGGCTGTGGGCAGCTCTGGCTTGACCCTTTGACCTCGGGGTCTCATCTCCTCCTTGTGGCAGTGGGTTCGGGGCCCAGTTCCTCAAGTCCTGAGCATTGGCCCTGCCACTTaccagctatgtgaccttgggcaagttgcttatcTCCTCATGTGTAAAACGGTGGTTCCTCCATAGAGTGACTAGTGAGGCTTAAGTGAGGTGAGGCACAGAAAgccctagaacagtgcctggcacctggGGAGTGCAAACGCCGTGAGTCTCTGCACTCAAGACGTGTGGAGGACAGGGatagttttttttccctaaagatttatttttatttctccccttccgccccgcccccccaatggtctgtttgttctctgtgtccattcactgtgtgtttttctgtgtccactcgtattcttgtcagcagcaccgggaatctgtgtctctttttgttgtgtcatcttgctgtgccagctctccatgtgtgtggcaccactcctgcaggctgcacttttttgcataGGGccgctctccttgaggggcacactccttgtgcgtggggctccccactgcgggggacacccctatgtggcactgtactccttgtgtgtatcagcactgcacgtgggccagctcaccacacgggtcaggaggccctgggtttgaaccctggacgtcctgtgtcgtaggcagatgctctatcagttgagctaaatccgctTCCTGACAGGGATggctttttccttattttatacatGAGGTCCGGTGGCTTGCGTAGACCTTACATTATACTAGACTTCCCAGGCACAGAACCCCCTCACGTAGGAGTCTCTCATTTGAGCCCCACTACATACAGCCTTGTAGGGTAGAGTCCACTTACTGCTCTTATTTTGCAAGTAAGTAAAATGAGTCTCAAAGAGGCTCTGCTCCTAAGGCCATCCAGCTAGGAAATGTTGGGGCCAGGACTGAAACCTAGCCCAGGGCCCTGCCCTGCGGGATGAAGGTGCTGAGAGCCTGTTCTTCTGCGGCCTGCATCCCAGAGCTCTGAGGAGTGGGGTGCGGCTCTCACCCCAGCCCTGGGAGTAAGGGTGCTGGGCAGCCTTGGCCTGGCTGCAGGGCCTGGTGTTGTCATGGAAGGTGACCACTGCCTTGCCCGGCCGCACTCCACTTCTCTATGGGAACCTGCCCCAGACTTCCTTTTCTTAAGTGCAGAAAGAGGGTGGGGGTGATGAGCTTGACAGCCTGGAGAGGGGCTAACACTCCGCAGGTCCCTGGCAGGAAATGCATGCTGGTTCCCATAGCAGCCGGCTGGCCTGGCCTCTGCCCCCTCCTCCACTGGTTCCAAAGAGCTAGGCTAGACAGCACCTTAGTGGGGGGGGACTGGACCCCAGAGAAGGGCATCCACCCTCAGTGACACCCCCATCTCCCCCAGTCCATACCGATAGGGTGACCATACGCTTTAGCTTTCTAGGACAGCCCTGGTTTATGTTCATTCTTCTGACAATTATTGCTAGTGCCTCCTTGAACTCCCCAGATATTCCAGtttgaataataaattatttgGCCACCCTAGATAGGGGGATTTGATGTGGGAGAAGGGAATTTCACGCACTGAACTCTTAGCTAACTTTGGAGCTTGGGGTTCCCCTTGTGGCCGCTGTGAGGCCTCTGAACTCCAGCTCACCCCAGGCTCCCTGCCtgctttctttccctcctttACTCACCCTCCTAAGCCTGCACCCCTGCTCCTGGTggatggggagggagggtggCTGTGAAGCACTGAGGGCCCACCTCTTGGCTGTTCTGGGGTGATTTTCCTAAAAGCTTCTGGGGGGAGGGGCATGCAAGCAGGTACAGGGTGCCAGCAGCCCCCcggtggtctcttccctcccctccaccctgcctCAACAGCCAGCTGGCCAGGGGGTGGGGCTGACGTCTTCACCAGGGAGTCCTGGGGTTGGAATGGGGCATGGGCAGGGGTTTCCAGGGGGCAGAAGGGCCTTGGGTGGCTGCAGCTGGAGTTAGGCAGTCCTCGCGTTGCCCCCACAGCCTGGGCAGTGGAGGAGCCAAGCCCGAGGCTGTGGCAGGGCCAGGTTCTCCCGGAGGTGTGGAGGACTGGTGTCTGCAGGGCCTGGGAAGGGGGGTGAGCGCTGTCCATCCTCTTCCCACCCCACAGCCTGTCCCCCCGGGAGCTACAAGgcaaagcagggagaggggccctgcctcccctgcccccccaacaGCCGGACCACCTCGCCGGCCTCCAGCATCTGCACCTGCCACAATAACTTCTACCGCGCCGACTCGGACTCTGCAGACAGTGCCTGTACCAGTGAGTGCACACTGCCCTCAGCCACCCCGGGTTCTTCTGGGGGCGCCCACCTCGGGGGGCCTAAACAGTCACTGTGAAGTCCCTGTTTTCTGGAGGGGGAAGCCGAGGCTCAGGGAGGTTAGATATTGTGTTCAAGATGGCACAGCTAGAAAGTGATCGTCCCTAAGCCAGAATCGGGGTCAGCTGGCACATCCCTTCCACCACCACTTAATCAGCTTCTACTAGCTCCTAGCCAGACATCGCGAACCAGCTTGAGCTTCTAGTTGGGTGCTCCTTCCTCTATTTGGAGATGCTGCTCTCTGGCCCCCACCCTACCCAAGGAGGGCGCATCGCATTTTCCCTGCTCTGGCATTTGGTATGTGGAGAATGAGACAGTCATTGTCCTAAAGGAGCTCATGACCCAGTGGGGGACACAGAAGTGAAAACACGTAATGGCCATCTAGTATGGAAAGCGCTGACCTAGAAGGGCACCCAGAAATTGCATTATGGGAATGCAGAGGATGGGGAGAAGAAGCAAGGAAGGCTCCCAAGAGGAAGTGGCACTGAAGTGACAGCTCGAGGGATAGATAGTTCTCCCGCTGAAGCAGGAAAGGTCTTCTGCCTATTAAAGTGGAGACCGAGGTGGGGTGTGGGACCCAGCTCACTGCTCTCTCCCCGCCTTCCCCCAGCGGTGCCCTCTCCGCCCCGGGGCGTGATCTCCAACGTGAACGAGACCTCACTGGTCCTCGAGTGGAGCGAGCCCCGGGACCTGGGGGGCCGAGACGACCTCCTTTACAACGTCATCTGCAAGAAGTGCCACGGGAGCCCTGGGACCGCGGGACCCTTGGCCTGCTCGCGCTGCGATGACAACGTGGAGTTTGTGCCTCGGCAGCTGGGCCTGACGGAGCGCCGAGTCCACATCAGCCACCTGCTGGCCCACACGCGCTacacctttgaggtgcaggcAGTCAACGGCGTCTCGGGCAAGAGCCCCCTGCCGCCTCGCCATGCGACCGTGAACATCACCACCAACCAGGCCGGTGAGGAGGGGACACGGGAGGCCGGGGCCCAGGCCATTTTCCCCTGGATGGGGCTGGGACCCTCAGAGGTCTCACAGAACTGGGTCCTGGGAAGGGTGTCAGGGCCTGAGGAGCCCATGGCGAGCCCCCCGCTCTTCCCGCAGCCCCGTCCGAAGTGCCTACACTGCACCTGCACAGCAGCTCGGGCAGCAGCCTGACCCTGTCCTGGGCGCCCCCAGAGCGACCCAACGGAGTCATCCTGGACTATGAGATGAAGTACTTTGAGAAGGTCAGCGCCTCAGTGGGCAGGAGGTGGCCTCGGGCAGCACTGGGCCAAGTAGAGAGTGTCAGGCGGCCCTGGGGAGCAAGGCCTCGGGTGCTGAGGGGCCCGCGGGGCCGGTCTGGGTGTAGGTGGGGGACCGGTGGACCTCGGGCCGCACTAAGGATGCGTTCTTCCTCCTGGCACTGCAGAGCGAGGGCATCGCCTCCACCGTGACCAGCCAGAAGAACTCTGTGCAGCTGGACGGGCTGCGGCCAGACGCCCGCTACGTGGTCCAGGTTCGAGCCCGCACGGTGGCTGGCTACGGGCAGTACAGCCACCCGGCTGAGTTTGAGACCACAGGCGAGAGAGGTACCTGGCCCCACTGTGCTCCTGTCTGGTGCTGGCCCCTCCCTGGCACCCTCAGCTCACCAGTCCCTCCTCTGTCTCCAGGCTTTCCTCCCGCGCCGCTCCAGGAGCAGCTTCCCCTCATCGTGGGCTCTGCCACGGCCGGGCTTGTTTTCCTGGTGGCCGTTGTCGTCATCGCTGTCGTCTGCCTCAGGTACTCCCAGCCCCACGCTTGCTCCCATGGGCCACTCAGATCTTCCCTTTGGCTTCCTAGAACCCGCGTGCCACTGGGACTAATCCCTGCTGTACCGCCGCCCCCCCACCCAGCCTACCTGGGCCCAGGCTCTCCTTGTGGAAGGGCCTTTCTGGTCCCTGCCCACTTCGCCCCTGCCCCCTGTGTGTACTGGCAGTCCCCCCCAGGGACCACCGGGTCCCGGTGTACCTGCCGTACCCAGCACCTGTGGGACCAGGCGCCAGGCCGCCCCTGTGCTCTCTCTGCCCCTCCTGTGAGCGCAGGGGTCAGCGCCCCTGAACAAGGGCTTGTCTTAGGCCTCCCTTTCACCCTGCCACCTCCAGGAAGCAGCGGCACGGCTCTGACTCGGAGTACACGGAGAAGCTGCAGCAATACAGTGAGTCTGCGTCGTCCTCCCCACTCCCAAAGCTCCCCAGGCCCCTGCAGGGCTGGGAGACACCCTTTTCTCTGCCTGGGACTTCCAGCCCTGTAAGCACACCCTGGAAGCTCCCTCCTGCTTCCAATCAAGTGCCGTTTCCTGAGCCCCCACCTCACTCCAGGTACTCTGGTGCTGCCCCCAGAGATGAATGAGCTGTGACCCCTGCCCCCAAAAGCATTTAGTCCTGTGGGAAAGACAAGATGCATACACACAGGAAACAATTAGAGAACAATTAAACGTTAAGCCAGCGTAGGGCAGTAGGAGTTCAGAGAGGTGGacagcttcctggaggaggtggccctGCGCTGTACTGAGCCAGGCTGCGGGAGGTGGAGGGGAGTGTTCCTGGTTCGGGGAGCCACTGGAAGGTGGTGGGTGGGGTGGAGCGCGTGCCCAACTGTGGGGGCAGTGAGAAGACGGGTTTG
This window contains:
- the EPHB3 gene encoding ephrin type-B receptor 3 isoform X2, with product MARARPPPPPPPGLLPLLPPLLLLPLLLPAGCRALEETLMDTKWVTSELAWTSHPESGWEEVSGYDEATNPIRTYQVCNVLKSSQNNWLRTGFIWRRDVQRVYVELKFTVRDCNSIPNIPGSCKETFNLFYYEADSDVASASTPFWMENPYVKVDTIAPDESFSRLDTGRVNTKVRSFGPLSKAGFYLAFQDQGACVSLISVRAFYKKCASTTAGFALFPETLTGAEPTSLVIAPGTCIPNAVEVSVPLKLYCNGDGEWMVPVGACTCATGHEPAAKESQCRPCPPGSYKAKQGEGPCLPCPPNSRTTSPASSICTCHNNFYRADSDSADSACTTVPSPPRGVISNVNETSLVLEWSEPRDLGGRDDLLYNVICKKCHGSPGTAGPLACSRCDDNVEFVPRQLGLTERRVHISHLLAHTRYTFEVQAVNGVSGKSPLPPRHATVNITTNQAAPSEVPTLHLHSSSGSSLTLSWAPPERPNGVILDYEMKYFEKSEGIASTVTSQKNSVQLDGLRPDARYVVQVRARTVAGYGQYSHPAEFETTGERGFPPAPLQEQLPLIVGSATAGLVFLVAVVVIAVVCLRKQRHGSDSEYTEKLQQYIAPGMKVYIDPFTYEDPNEAVREFAKEIDVSCVKIEEVIGAGEFGEVCRGRLKQPGRREVFVAIKTLKVGYTERQRRDFLSEASIMGQFDHPNIIRLEGVVTKSRPVMILTEFMENCALDSFLRLNDGQFTVIQLVGMLRGIAAGMKYLSEMNYVHRDLAARNILVNSNLVCKVSDFGLSRFLEDDPSDPTYTSSLGGKIPIRWTAPEAIAYRKFTSASDVWSYGIVMWEVMSYGERPYWDMSNQDVINAVEQDYRLPPPMDCPTALHQLMLDCWVRDRNLRPKFSQIVNTLDKLIRNAASLKVIASAQSGMSQPLLDRTVPDYTTFTTVGDWLDAIKMGRYKESFVSAGFASFDLVAQMTAEDLLRIGVTLAGHQKKILSSIQDMRLQMNQTLPVQV
- the EPHB3 gene encoding ephrin type-B receptor 3 isoform X1, coding for MDTKWVTSELAWTSHPESGWEEVSGYDEATNPIRTYQVCNVLKSSQNNWLRTGFIWRRDVQRVYVELKFTVRDCNSIPNIPGSCKETFNLFYYEADSDVASASTPFWMENPYVKVDTIAPDESFSRLDTGRVNTKVRSFGPLSKAGFYLAFQDQGACVSLISVRAFYKKCASTTAGFALFPETLTGAEPTSLVIAPGTCIPNAVEVSVPLKLYCNGDGEWMVPVGACTCATGHEPAAKESQCRPCPPGSYKAKQGEGPCLPCPPNSRTTSPASSICTCHNNFYRADSDSADSACTTVPSPPRGVISNVNETSLVLEWSEPRDLGGRDDLLYNVICKKCHGSPGTAGPLACSRCDDNVEFVPRQLGLTERRVHISHLLAHTRYTFEVQAVNGVSGKSPLPPRHATVNITTNQAAPSEVPTLHLHSSSGSSLTLSWAPPERPNGVILDYEMKYFEKSEGIASTVTSQKNSVQLDGLRPDARYVVQVRARTVAGYGQYSHPAEFETTGERGFPPAPLQEQLPLIVGSATAGLVFLVAVVVIAVVCLRKQRHGSDSEYTEKLQQYIAPGMKVYIDPFTYEDPNEAVREFAKEIDVSCVKIEEVIGAGEFGEVCRGRLKQPGRREVFVAIKTLKVGYTERQRRDFLSEASIMGQFDHPNIIRLEGVVTKSRPVMILTEFMENCALDSFLRLNDGQFTVIQLVGMLRGIAAGMKYLSEMNYVHRDLAARNILVNSNLVCKVSDFGLSRFLEDDPSDPTYTSSLGGKIPIRWTAPEAIAYRKFTSASDVWSYGIVMWEVMSYGERPYWDMSNQDVINAVEQDYRLPPPMDCPTALHQLMLDCWVRDRNLRPKFSQIVNTLDKLIRNAASLKVIASAQSGMSQPLLDRTVPDYTTFTTVGDWLDAIKMGRYKESFVSAGFASFDLVAQMTAEDLLRIGVTLAGHQKKILSSIQDMRLQMNQTLPVQV